The following are encoded together in the Mastacembelus armatus chromosome 6, fMasArm1.2, whole genome shotgun sequence genome:
- the twf1a gene encoding twinfilin-1a, which yields MSHQTGIQAGNDVKEIFASARGGAEYRVLKIIIEDEQLSLGTTRKASKKWDQEYDSLVLPLLEDDLPCYVLYRLDSTNTQGYEWIFLAWSPDHSAVRHKMLYAATRATLKKEFGGGHIKDEIFGTTKDDLNLSGYRKYLTSQAAPLPLTAAEEELRQIKLNEVQTDISVDTKQQTLQGVAFPIHKDAVAALERFRDKKINYVQLQVDAEQELIRLCNTEPTEVKDLPKRVPKDSARYHFFLYKHSHEGDYLESTVFIYSMPGYKCSIRERMLYSSCKNPLVDMVENNLKIEIEKKLEIENGDELTSDFLYEEVHPKQHAHKQAFSKPKGPAGKRGGRRITRPPAEGEEED from the exons ATGTCACATCAAACGGGAATTCAAG cGGGGAATGATGTGAAGGAAATCTTTGCCAGTGCCAGGGGTGGAGCTGAATATCGAGTCTTAAAGATCATCATTGAGGATG AGCAGTTGAGCTTGGGCACCACTAGGAAAGCATCAAAAAAGTGGGACCAAGAGTATGATTCCTTAGTGCTCCCCCTGCTCGAGGATGATCTGCCCTGCTACGTTCTCTACCGACTGGACTCCACTAACACCCAGGGCTACGAGTGGATCTTTCTGGCCTGGTCACCAGACCACTCTGCT GTGCGACATAAAATGTTATATGCTGCTACCAGAGCCACACTGAAGAAAGAGTTTGGAGGTGGGCACATCAAGGATGAGATTTTCGGTACCACAAAG GATGATTTGAATCTTAGTGGATACAGGAAATATCTGACCTCGCAGGCTGCTCCCCTGCCCCTCACGGCtgcagaggaggaactgagacaGATTAAACTAAATgag GTGCAGACAGACATCAGTGTGGACACCAAGCAGCAGACTTTGCAGGGAGTGGCCTTCCCTATTCACAAAGACGCAGTTGCAGCACTTGAACGTTTTAGAGACAAGAAAATCAACTATGTACAACTG CAAGTAGATGCTGAACAGGAGCTCATTCGGTTGTGCAACACTGAGCCAACAGAGGTAAAAGACCTCCCCAAGAGAGTCCCTAAAGATTCTGCACGCTACCACTTCTTCCTCTACAAACATTCCCATGAAGGCGACTACTTAGAGTCCACAG TCTTCATTTATTCTATGCCCGGATATAAGTGTAGCATCCGGGAGAGGATGCTGTATTCCAGCTGCAAAAATCCCTTAGTTGATATGGTGGAAAACAATCTCAAGATTGAGATTGAGAAAAAG ttGGAGATTGAAAATGGGGATGAACTGACCAGTGATTTCTTATATGAGGAGGTGCATCCCAAACAGCATGCACATAAGCAGGCTTTTAGCAAGCCCAAAGGCCCTGCAGGAAAGCGGGGTGGCCGGCGCATCACCCGACCACCTGCAGAGGGCGAGGAGGAAGACTGA
- the irak4 gene encoding interleukin-1 receptor-associated kinase 4, producing MTNSVTSATYIRNLSYSLRRKLSDFLDPQDSWKDVIVSIRKPNGEFRYSQHHVRRFEGLVAQGRSPTVELLNDWGTTNSTVGELVAILKSHNLLAAASVLLPVEEASSAAAEATRLLEELETQPSPVSSTLQTQILLESNEAGHTDFSTFVYNELMKITGNFDDRPMSDGGSRLGEGGFGTVYKALLNGNPIAVKKLNPMDDVSLDELRVQFNQEIQTLKVLKHENLVDLVGFSCDGQHPCLVYAFMANGSLLDRLACLEDSPPLFWRQRCLIAEGTARGLEYLHTNHHIHRDVKSANILLDEDLVAKVSDFGLTRASAKQTSTTMITERIVGTRAYMAPEALRGEITPKSDVFSFGVVLLEILSGLSPADENREPQFLMDFRYDIDDEDEELTLEDFLDKKMRDWELSQVESVYTLACNCLHERKNRRPVIKQVLSELKEVVKMISLDFQA from the exons ATGACAAATTCAGTAACTTCCGCTACTTACATTCGGAACCTCAGTTATAGTTTACGCCGAAAGTTGTCCGACTTTCTGGACCCTCAGGACAGCTGGAAGGATGTTATTGTGTCGATACGGAAGCCGAATGGGGAGTTTAGGTACTCTCAGCACCATGTGAG GAGATTTGAAGGCCTGGTTGCACAGGGGAGAAGCCCCACAGTGGAGCTGCTGAATGACTGGGGCACCACCAACAGCACAGTGGGTGAACTTGTTGCCATTTTGAAGAGTCACAACTTGCTGGCTGCTGCTAGTGTCCTGCTGCCTG TGGAAGAGGccagctcagcagctgcagaagcaACCAGGCTACTGGAAGAGCTAGAGACACAGCCATCCCCTGTCAGCTCTACTCTGCAGACACAGATTCTGCTGGAGAGTAATGAAGCAGGACACACAG ATTTCTCCACTTTCGTCTACAATGAGCTGATGAAGATTACGGGTAACTTTGATGATCGTCCCATGTCAGATGGCGGCAGCAGACTTGGAGAGGGTGGATTTGGCACTGTATACAAAGCTCTCCTGAACGGGAATCCTATAGCAGTGAAAAAGCTCAATCCA ATGGACGACGTGTCACTGGATGAGTTGAGAGTTCAGTTCAATCAAGAGATCCAAACTCTGAAAGT GTTGAAACATGAAAACCTGGTAGACCTGGTGGGATTTTCCTGTGATGGACAGCACCCATGTTTGGTTTATGCCTTCATGGCCAACGGCTCTTTGCTCGACCGTCTAGCTTGCTTG GAAGACAGTCCTCCTTTGTTCTGGAGACAGAGATGCCTGATTGCTGAAGGGACAGCAAGAGGCTTAGAGTATCTGCACACTAACCACCATATCCACAGAGATGTTAAAAG TGCAAATATTCTGTTGGATGAAGATCTTGTGGCAAAGGTCTCAGACTTTGGGCTGACGAGAGCATCAGCCAAACAAACATCAACAACCATGATAACAGAGAGGATTGTGGGTACCCGTGCATATATGGCACCGGAGGCGCTCAGGGGGGAGATCACACCAAAATCTGATGTCTTCAGCTTTGGAGTG GTGTTGTTAGAAATATTGTCTGGACTCTCGCCAGCTGATGAAAACCGTGAGCCACAATTCTTG ATGGATTTTAGGTATGATATAGATGACGAAGATGAGGAGCTGACTCTGGAGgactttctggacaaaaagatGAGAGACTGGGAGCTGAGCCAGGTGGAGAGTGTCTACACTTTGGCCTGTAACTGCCTCCATGAGAGGAAAAATAGACGGCCAGTCATTAAACAG GTCCTGTCTGAACTTAAAGAAGTTGTCAAAATGATATCACTGGATTTTCAGGCATAA